One window of the Vigna radiata var. radiata cultivar VC1973A chromosome 1, Vradiata_ver6, whole genome shotgun sequence genome contains the following:
- the LOC106772344 gene encoding uncharacterized oxidoreductase At4g09670: MAQTPKIRFGFIGCAAIGRRVSRAVALAPNAVLHAVGSRSIDKARAFAAANGFPAAAKVYGSYEAVLDDPEVDAVYLPLPTSLHVRWAVLAASKKKHVLLEKPVALNVAEFDEIIAACESNGVQLMDGTMWMHHPRTLKMKEFLSDVNRFGQLRSIHSNFTFRASANFLENNIRVKPDLDALGALGDAGWYCLRAILWAANYELPKTVIASRNPERNQVGVILACGATLYWEDGKAATFYCSFLSNTSTDITALGTKGTLHVHDFVLPYEEKETSFYAATESGVDEAVTKWVPQPSKRIIETDIPQEALMVNELSRLVADIKFKKAKPEQKWPTISRKTQLVVDAVKTSIDRGFEPVQIQE; the protein is encoded by the exons ATGGCGCAAACACCCAAAATTCGTTTCGGCTTCATCGGCTGCGCCGCAATTGGGCGCAGGGTTTCCCGCGCCGTCGCGCTCGCGCCCAACGCCGTCCTGCACGCCGTCGGAAGCCGCTCCATCGACAAGGCCCGCGCCTTCGCCGCCGCCAACGGCTTCCCCGCCGCCGCCAAGGTGTACGGCTCCTATGAGGCCGTCCTCGACGATCCCGAGGTCGACGCCGTCTACCTGCCGCTTCCCACCAGCCTGCACGTTCGCTGGGCCGTGCTCGCCGCCAGCAAGAAGAAGCACGTGCTGCTTGAGAAGCCAGTTGCTCTTAATGTTGCTGAGTTTGACGAGATCATCGCGGCGTGCGAATCCAATGGAGTGCAGCTCATGGACGGTACCATGTGGATGCACCATCCCCGCACCTTGAAGATGAAGGAGTTTCTCTCCGACGTAAACCGTTTTGGTCAGCTCAGATCG ATTCACTCCAATTTTACATTTAGGGCTAGTGCCAATTTTCTTGAGAATAACATTCGTGTGAAGCCAGATCTTGATGCTCTTGGTGCTCTTGGCGATGCAGGTTGGTACTGTCTTAGGGCAATACTGTGGGCAGCCAACTATGAACTACCAAAAACTGTAATCGCCTCGCGCAACCCTGAGCGTAATCAAGTTGGGGTGATATTGGCTTGTGGGGCTACTTTGTACTGGGAAGATGGAAAAGCAGCAACCTTCTATTGCTCCTTCTTGTCCAACACGTCAACGGATATAACTGCTCTAGGGACAAAAGGAACGCTACATGTTCATGACTTCGTTCTCCCTtatgaagaaaaggaaacatCATTTTATGCAGCTACAGAATCAGGTGTTGATGAAGCTGTTACAAAGTGGGTTCCACAGCCAAGCAAGCGTATAATAGAAACTGACATACCTCAGGAGGCTCTTATGGTAAATGAGCTTTCCCGTTTAGTGGCAgatatcaaattcaagaaaGCAAAACCCGAGCAGAAGTGGCCAACAATTAGTAGGAAAACTCAACTCGTAGTGGATGCTGTGAAGACTTCAATTGATAGGGGTTTTGAGCCAGTGCAGATTCAGGAGTGA